In Kaistia algarum, the DNA window CCTGCCCATTCGCGAGGCAATGACCGATCGCTATTTCCGCAATCGGCTGCCTTGACCGGGCTTATCCAAAGAAACGATAGTTGCATACAGAAATCATATCCCTGTGGACAATGACGCCATGACCGTCGTCGCAAGACCGATATCCGTTCCCGAAGCGATCCCCAGCGGCGGCCGCTTTTTCGCCATGAGGCTGGAGCCGGGCGAGGATGTGCTCGATACGCTGCAGGCCTTCGTTGCCGCGAACCAGTTGCCGGCCGCCGCCATCGTCACCGTCGTCGGCAGCCTGACTCATGCCATGATCCGCTACGCCGCCCAGCCGGGTGGCCATCTGCGTGAAGGCTTGTTCGAGATCGTTTCCATGATCGGCACGGTCGAGGCGACCGGCGGTCATGTCCACATCTCCTGCTCCGACCACAAGGGCGACATGTTCGGCGGCCACATGCTGTCCGGCTGCCTGGTGCGGACGACATGCGAGATCGTCGTGCTGGAACTCACCGATCTTTCGTTCAGCCGCGAAACATGCGCCCTCTCGACCTGGGACGAACTCGTCGTTCGCCGGCGCGCGGTATGATGGACCCGAAGCGCTCCCGCGAGCCGGAAGGGCAGTGAAGTGGCGAGTGCCGCGAAGAACAAGGCCAGCAAGCCGTCCCTGCTCTATTCGGCAGGCAACAGCTTCCTGCACAAGGCCAACCCGCTGACGAGCCTCTGCCTGCTGCTATGGATGATCTC includes these proteins:
- a CDS encoding PPC domain-containing DNA-binding protein, coding for MTVVARPISVPEAIPSGGRFFAMRLEPGEDVLDTLQAFVAANQLPAAAIVTVVGSLTHAMIRYAAQPGGHLREGLFEIVSMIGTVEATGGHVHISCSDHKGDMFGGHMLSGCLVRTTCEIVVLELTDLSFSRETCALSTWDELVVRRRAV